The nucleotide sequence GATGTCACTTTCCAGAGAATTGAGAAAGTCTCCTCTTGTCACCTGGAGTTGTTCGGCCTTCTCCATATCAACCTCTACTTTGGTGCTGGCCTaatgagagataaaaaaaaaaaaaaacttcagtcaaGTGGTTATAACCCCAAACCATACATTACCAATATTTTTATCTATTTAACCTTTAACTAAGTGTCATACTCATGGAAAGGACTATACACCTCCTAGATGTAAGCTCTGCTGGTCTTGGTCTAGCTGGGGTCTTCCTGCATCTCATGGTGCAATTCTGTGCATTCAAATTAATTTTACTTAGAAATGCTACATTAGTAGAATTTTATGTTACAGTCTCCAGACAGTAAGAGAAGGGGCTGGAATAAACAGGAACTAATAGGGACCTGTCATTTCTCCTCTGCCAGCTAATAAGGCGAGCCAGAATGGTGACAGGGCCATGGTACTGCCTAAATATTGTAAGGTGCTGAAAGACATAAGGATTATGACACCAGTGCAGATGGGGGAGGACTGGCAGAACATCCTGAATTCTGTCTACTAAATGGAATGATACTCCTGACCATTTCTCCCCACAATGACATTTACCAAGTCATGTATTGTATTGTTAGACATAGGAGTCTATTCAGTCTACCAGATAGCTGTGTCAGAACTACAGGGAGGTGCATTGTGATAACGCCATTGGTTTACCGACAGTTATCATCATCGGGTCCCCCAGCTGCTGAATAATTTTGGgtgccctacagctgttgcagaatATTATGATACACCCCTAAGCTACTGCAGGACATCATAATAGTGATCCTGTGTTCTCATCCTGCAGCCTTTCTGGAGGTCACCGATTCCTCAGTGACACTTCATACACAGGCATCACTGACTGGTTATTTTTCAAACCCCATAAAGCTGTAATACTGTACAATGTCGTTGTGTTACCATCGTACCTTGATGTGTCGGTTCATGGCCGTGGACTGCGCTGCCCTCACAAGCCCCTCCAGCTCTGCTCCACTAAAGTTTTTGGTCTCCTGAGCCAGTTCAGCTATTTCTACGTCCTGCGACAGCAGCTTGTGCTCCCTCATCCGGGCGGTGTGTATATTGAGAATCTGGATACGACCTTTCTCATCAGGCAAACCTGAGGTAGTAATGGTGGTTCAGGAAGTGAACATTATGCCTGATAGTAGCAAGACCAGTGAATTATCTATGCATGTGTCATATGTCCCACTTACCAATCTCCATCTTGACTTCCAGCCTCCCAGGTCTCAGCAGAGCTTCATCAATCAGATCTGGCCTGTTGGTCATACCTAAACAGATACGGAAGATAAGCGGTCAATGCCATACCATATGCATTTTAAGAGTGTTTTAAGTGCCCTCTTCCAGTCCATCTCACCTATGACCAGAATGTTATTGAGCTGCTCCACACCATCTATCTTAGACAACAGTTGGTTCACTACGGTATCATGGACGCCAGTGCTTCCTGCCATGCTTCCTCTCTGCTTACAAATGGCATCTATTTCATCAAAGATGATAATGTGGAGCCCACTGTTAGCACCAAGCTGGGGATACAAGGAGGTGACAGAGGTGAACATGAACAAGCGGATAGTAATGAGCAAGAGAGATTTCACATAAGGGGAACATTCACTTATACAACCAATTCATTCATTGCTCCAATGCATGtaccataagaaaaaaaaaatttagggtTGGGGCGCAATAAGTGATGGTAACAGGTGCTCACTGCAATtctattcactgtctatgggatccaAAAACAGCAACCGGCCATCTCCTGGAATctcatagacaatgaatagatTGAGCTTTCCATTTCATAAGTGTTGTTGGTGCGACAAGACCTTTACAGATTTTATTTCCTTCTTCATTGCCTCACCCTTCTTTGTTCCTCTTCTGCATCTGCAAACAACTTTCTAATGTTGGCCTCAGACTCTCCCACGTACTTGTTCAGGATTTCGGGTCCATTGACCACTTTGGGTTCCCTGGCATTCAGCATTTTACCAATCTGCCTGGCCATGAGGGTCTTACCACATCCAGGAGGGCCGAAGAGAAGAATACCTTTCACATGCTTGCACCCTGTAGGTTAAAATGCAATATGAAGTTACTGTAAATTCCCCTAGCACCTATGCATACAGAATGTATTAAGTATATATTTTTCAATACAGCATACAATGTTCTCTACTGCATTGCCTTAAGAGGTTGCTGGAAGATACTGTATGAGCtctatagattaaaaaaaaaactcaatgttTCTTCTTCAAAAGATCTGGAATAGATCACATTTTCCCCATAATGCCTCTGGTGGTCATTTTGGGGCCGGTATTGGCTTTCCTATGATTCCATTTGATGTGCTGTATTTCGGGCTTTACACCATTCCCAACAATAAGGTTATAGAAGGGTATATAGGTTATATGTAAACTAAGCCTTGGTCTCTCTGCTACAATACACATAGCATGTAACAGTCTGGGCTAATACATCCAGGACCTGATCTTCTACACATTAGCTAAAATCTCAGTAAGGTGAATTTGGAGAAGTACTGTACAGATCAGTCCTGATGTCCTCGTTGTCAGCAGATTGCAGCCGCTGCCTTGGTCTATTACTTGCCAGTGATGACAGCCATGTTTGGGTAGAGGAGGGCACCTGTCATCCCGGCCTAATCCTGTAACAATATGACCTTTTCCTGGGATGCAGGTGAGAATGTACAAGAAACACACAGTTATAATGGAGATAAGGTCTACAAGACAAGGCCTGTGGAGGTGACAGAAGAGTGGCGAGATGGAAGGAGCAGCTTTTACTGGAAAAGACCTGACATTTACAGCTTTATAAACTTTTCAGAACTTACCATAAGTAAGAACAGGTGCAGCGAACTCTGGCTCGGTAAACAGACTAAATTAACCAAGTGTGGGCTACAGGGTGGTACACCTGACTACCAGCCTGACTGGCATTACTATGTATACTGCTTGTGGTCATAGCTTGTTTATTCTGAGCACCCCAAAAGCTTACACATTGCACAGGGATATGGAGTTGCTTTGCACAAAGGGGCAGGCTCATAATGGAAATCCTGTTCTAGCATTAAAGAGGATCAGTCAGCCCTCCTGATACGTCTACATAGAATATACACTCAAGTCTGCACTGTGAGGTATATGAAATATATGACTAAATTCACAAACTGGGTGTGACCATTCCTCTTGTCTATTTCCCTACATATGCAAAGACTGGACAGTGTACAAGAAGTGGTAACACCCAGTTCTCCCTGCAGTCATATTACCTGGAGGAATAAGAGATGAACAGATGAGCTACTTTATAGATATTACATCTACTCACTAAAACTGATCCTCTTTAAATGGACAGGCCTGGACCCCTTACATGGATATGCATGGATACACCCTTAATTAATTACATATTGTTTAAGGCAGTTAATGAATAAAGAGTTAACCCTTTCATACGTTTATCATTTAATCTTTTATGCTATCTGTAACCAATCTGTGTTGCTCTTTGTTATGGTGAAAACGACCGATTCTATCATATTATCCTGCCCTATATATTttccaatattaaaaaaaaaaaaaaaaaaactcacccatTTGTTCCACGATCTCTGGTGGGAAGACCCTTGAAGCAAAGGCTCGTCTAAAGATGTCAGAGAACTCCTTGTCCAGCCCACCGATACCCATCTTTTCAAAGTTCCAGTCTGGGTTGATGATGGACTGGCGGCCCTGCTTAGTTTTTGCTTTACCTATATGTGTAAAATTGGGAACAGAGTTAATAAACAAAATCCACATAGGCAtaaaggaggagaggacagaaccTTCTAGAAAGCCTCACCCAGACCAAACATGATTTATACTGGTAAAATACATTTTTTGGCTTAACAAATGCAACGTTTTTTCGAGATAGAATCCccgttttttttcttctccagatGAATTCTCTTGTCGAGGcacatagatttaaaggggtataaaactatcctggataacccctttaagcaaaactgTAGGCCAAATCTGATAGTACTGTCTCTCTGCAAGCGCTGTCTGCTGTGTTTGAAATGCAGCGGACGCAACCTATGCTtggcaggaggaagaaggggccaTCTTGGATTCTGAGCTCCAGCGTGCACCTCTACACTGCAGTGCCGGAGTTCTGACAACCCTACCCAGCCCCCAAAGTAGGAAGTGCTAGAGAGGCTACTATTCCTGGTAATCTTTGTCTTTTACTTACCAGGGGGTCACACCATAAAATCTCTGGTGGAACAATTTTAACCATTTACCATAGGAAGCCTGCTGGAACACTTCCATTATGTATCCCACATACTGCTACTAGACTGCAGAATACCCACACTAGCGTTTAACTAATGCAGTTTTATAAGAAGTggagctgatatatatatatatatatatatatatatatatatatatatatatatatatttatttctgctCTGAATTTGCTTCATTTAATTGGTGAACAGTGGCGGGGCTTTGCAGCATTTGGGCCATCTCACCTATGCATCATTGGTGAAGGGGGGATGGCTCTGACATCCATCCATCCAGCACTGCAGTGTTTGTTTACTACCAGTGAAGCAGTATTTATTTTCATACTGTGGTGTTGCTTTACTACGGGAAGAGAACTGTTTATTGCTgtactgtggtgttgggttaactagaggtggggcagtatgtatttctgcatcAGAGTAGGTCCTTAGACCCCATGGCCGGGCCATGGAAGTGTTATGCTCTGAAACTGGCCTTCCAGCGTTTAAAGAATCAGACACACTGCCCCATTCTGTCAGGCATATGCAGCAACACACCTGAGGATTATGTGTTaacactgccacctactggtccactgaagcaaaaaataaaaaaacattaaacgGGTTGTACAGAGTAAAGTACACATGGTtgatttttttcttaaagttATACTGTCACCTCCCTTACTCTCgcttcatcggtggacagtgtgaCCTAGGTGGGGCCTCATGGCAATCCTGATGCTTTTGTCCATTATTCTTTTATGCTGTTTACCATATAGGAACAATActgttatatttcaatagatcagacaattctgcacactatgatttttataaatttttattcatataatgggaaaggtggcgatttaaacttttattgagggaggtgtttttaatatttaaattattatttttttaatgctttatatgtcccctaggggactattacatgcaatcattagattgcatatactgatcatcGGCGCTCTTTTCATAGAATATGCCTGAAGCAGtctatgagaagatcgccaaTCTGACAGGATGGTGGCAAGTATTACGCCCTCCACCTGTCTGAAAAATTGATCGGGACCTCTGCAGCGTGATTACAGGTATCTCAATCAATTttcaaaaggatgctggttgacctcagggagatcaaccaaaaaaccgcagagacaccatcagcgtccttttgcatgcacttactaggcattgctcccactcgCCAGAAtcgtactccacactgatgaggggcaaataccccgaaaacagctgtctgtggatggatacattGCTAGGGTGGTTTCATTGATTGGAGACatttcttggcttggttgttccttcccggaggaaggtctggctagttcactgacattgagacacgtgatggtgtctccgcagtgttcttttgcatcaaTCAATTTTTCAGACAGGTGGTCAGTGACAGGTACGTCCCCGTCCACAAACTCAAAACTCAATGTCAGGAAAGTTTTTACACATTCCCTACTGCAGGAGGCATCAGTGGTAGGAACATATGTCGCTGTATGGCtggcgtgaaggggttaatcccaACATTGTGATAAGCTCCCACTTCACAGCTATCCCACTTTCTGGTAAATTGTAAGATTTCAGAAAAAAATCCTGTGATGTTGCAAGCAAAACTCACCAGTGAGGTTTAGCGAGGAGTTGTCGGCCTTCTCAAACACCACCTGACTGTTCCCCACCACCAGACCTGCCTCGATCTGCAGAATGCAAAAAACATGTGTAATGAGCTACGGAGGCTTACCAAGGGGCCATAAGAGGGCCATGGAGAACAGCTTTTAGTAACAACCCCAACATgtaggcctgcaccgcccctccgtcccgCCTCCtcattatcattaggaatgcccaaggCAGGATCtctactattcatcacttgtctgaacactgcacatgtgctggatcgttaaggcacatgtgcagtgttcagaaaagTGATGGTTAGAAGAAATCCTCCCGGGGGTGTTTCTAATGAGggtggggcacagacactctagggctgcaagtttaaaagttgtttttttagtacAAGAACTGCATCGTGGGTAAAGATACGCTTTAAGTTTCAGTTTTAGCTCATTACTTGGTATTTGGAGAAGGAATCAGGTAGTGACCCACCCCATTGCTGTATAGTCAGAGTCATACTCTTAGCAGCTTGGTGTGCATCAGCCTCTTACCCCTCCCGAACACATACACATTCCCTTCCGCCTAACCCCTTTCTTACAATTTACGCCACTGTCTCTAACTCATGCTTGTGGTATCACTGCTTGAAAAGTCCTTTAGGGTTGCATTTGGCTGCGGATCATAATACTAAAAggccagactagatggaccaagtggtctttttctgccaacgaTCTTCTGCCAAAGAACAcatatatttgtatgtatgtcACCAGTAGACAATTTTAgaaatcccagagctgtgccatTAGTGGTACCTTCTGCCTCTTTCCACTGGACTGCTCCCCCTTTAAGATGCTAGGATCCATTGCCTCAACGTCTTTTACCACCAGTCCAAAAAGCTTGTCATTGAAGGAGAACACCAGCTGAAAAGAGGAGGAAAGGGTTTTTACAGAATCAGAAAAACACTGTTgccttcttctagaaacagctccACACCTTCCCACAGGTTGCGTCTGTTACTGCAGCTTAGccatattcacttcaatggagtgaGCTACTATACCTGAAACACAACCCAAGAAGGTGATTCCATTCTATTAGCCAGGGTAGAGGAACTAACAATGAGTGGCGCCTGTTGTCTAACAATGTATACAATAGAATATAAATGTTGTATAGAATGCTACATTTCACATGTAGCACCTACAGTAAGGGTAATACATTCCCATAGGAGATGCCTTACTACTAAAGAAGAGccaatctacagtaggaacgaagcaaagcgcttcattcctatctgcgttctgcttatcaggctgcgggcttctctgcttcctgccgctcctccatgggtgctggaaaaagatggatccagccctgagaagctgggagaagtttcccaggactggatccatcttttcccagcacctggggaggagcggcacgtggagcagacttcaaagcccacagcctgatgaacggaatacagataggaacaaagcaattcactttgttcctactgtagattcgctaaACTCTGCTTACTAATATAGGTATCTGTACCACTTAttctcttccttcctccccactGTCAGGCGATGCAGCTGTAAGAGGTATTCCTATCCCCAaaatagggggggagggggtctagAGAATGGCGACTGTTCTATTCTAATGGGAAGCTGGGGTCCCCATTCTCAAGACTGCAGGGTGTAGGAACGCTGgcaatcagctagttattccctatcctgtgaatgGGGCATAACATCtcaaaatgggaatacccctttaacaatttggGGAGGTTTTTAAAGAGACTGACCTGCTGCCCCACAGAGAAGGCCTGGTTATTGAACTGCTGGATAAACTCTCCAGCCATCCTGTCTGTGTCGTATGGGTTGGAGTCGACATTCTTCTTCTGCAGGAAATCTATCTCGATGGTCATAACTCCAATGCACTGCTTGGTCTTGTCAAAGCTGTACACAGcaactgggaaaaaaaataaaaattatgcaaTAAGTGGATTTCATATGTAAAATGTTTTTCATGGTacttgaaaaacaaaaagatttgTGCAACCTAGTGGCACATTATCCATTTGCTGTTAAACATTTACAAGATTCCCTTTTCTCTTATGGAATAAAATGTGGTCTCAATAGTATCAAAGTCACAATTATAGACAAAATTtaactaaataacacacacacacattggtaTTGTTCGtgtgagtaaacatccacaatgGAGGGGAAAAGTAAAATGAACCCTAAACACAAATATCTTAGAGCCCTGACCACCATGCTAAGGGTTGCTGAAGGGCCACAGGCTGGAGACCAATGCTtttaagagactctgtacccccaatctgacccccccatcccccaaaccgcttgtaccactgcttttaatccaagatctgtcctggagtgcactcagcaggtgatgcagttattgtcctaaaaacaacttttaaacttgcagctctgtgtcagattggtgtggcctagagtgtgtatgctctaggcttgcactgcccctccgtccctcctccccaccctcctcatcattaggaatgctccaggaagaacttttccttttcatctcctggctgcacagtgcacaggtgccttaaagtgaCATGgtcatcccctttttgcattatgacttccctacacatgtgtaaagggtacattttgcagtttttataccttattattatcatcatcatctgcagattgtgctacctgggcagatcttggattaaaagcatctatccgacggtacaagcggttggggggggggggggcagattgtgggtacagagttgctttaaagtagtgttccccaacctgtggctctccagctggagCATGAAGGAAGCCGCAGAATACTGCCTTGGAATTAAATATGTAGCAAATTATTACACAAGAATTCCTCCTGTCTGTGAcatgatggatggatagatgctCTGGCTGATGCCCCTTTATTGATGGAATATAAAACCTCCTAATGAACGTAAAAAATCTTTAACACAATTAGCAAAATGGCTTCGCTGTGATTTCTCACAGGGGCTTTTACCCACAGTAAGTGCACATTACCCTGTGCTCTGTACCAGGCGCTCAATCACTTTATTATGTAACTTTAATTCAGTGATAAAGTCAGAAAAACAGTGGGGGAACACAGCAACTAACACCCTCCATAGATTTTAACACTGCAGTGGCCctaccagcagaacagtgagtgcagctctgaagtataatacaggatcaataTAAGATAAGTGTTGTAATGTATGTGGGCAGGTGACTGATATGGCAGTTACAGTGCTATCTCACCAGGGATGTTTCCATGGGCCACTCTACAAATAGTTATGGTTGCTGATCGTTGACGGCGAAGTAGCTTAACCATAGCCATGCTGGACCTCCCGGGCCCACAAATGGTATCTCCACAGCTGGCACTATTGGAAGGCAGAGTATATCCCCTTATGTCGCTTTCCTTATTACTGGGGGACTTCCCCCTTGATTTTCTTCTGTGGCCCTCCATGGGCATTGACATCTTATCGTGCAGCAGAAATTTCACTGCTGTGATATACAGGGCTACTCCAACAGCTTGTGCACTTCCCATAGCCAATCAGCTGTCACATGTCTCCCATGTGCCCAGCTTGGGAAACAACAGGTTAACTGACAGGTGAGTTCTAAAATACAAAACTGAcaagggggggggacattacccTACTAGCCAAGCTTACCCTGCAACCAGTATATGCCCTGgcccccccctccaccaccaccaccaccaccatcttcatcatcatcatcaattacTTGGCATGGGAAGTCCTTACAGTATGTAACTTGAGATCATGAGAGGATAAGTaatttaatgtatgtacacagtgactgcaccagcagaatagtgagtgcagctctggagtataatacaggatgtaactcaggatcagtacaggataagtaatgtaatgtatgtacacagagaccccaccagcacaatagtgaccatgacatacaatgaTATAGCTATTACTTCTGTGCAGCAATGAAGGTGAGACACGACAGCTGTAACACTCAGGTATATGGTAGATACAGGATCCTCTGTGTAGGATGAGGCTGTCAGTCTTCTACTGTACAGCAGGAAAtgcttttatagtttttttttaatcaccatGGTAACCAGGATCATCTCATCATCCCGCCACACAACGACTACAAAGCTGTGACTCCCCCGGGTTATATCACACAAGCAGCACAAAGCAAAAACTAGGCTAGACTATAACAAGCTCCTAAACTGACAATGGGGTAGATGAGATAtaaataaagagatagaagacCTGAATAAGAGGGAGACACAAGAGAGACAAGAAAGCGACAGagacataggagatagatggagagGGACAGAGTGTGAGAGAAAGAGAAGACAAGAAACATAAGAGATAAAGAGGGAGAGATCAGAGACAgaagagatggatagataggaagAGAggaagtagagatgagagagatcAGATGGATGGAGATAGCAAGAGACATTGAAAAAAAGAGAGATGCAGATAGATAGACACAACATCTGTATAGGTTATGTATTTGTACTAAATCTTCTGCTATTGATGTATTCACGTAATCTGACACTGTAAGAGAGAGAGGAAGACACAGAGAGAGGAAGACACAAGAGGGGAGAcacaagagggggagacagagtgagAGAGGGAGAcacaagagggggagacagagagagagaggaagacacaagagggggagacagagagagagaggaagacaagagggggagacacagagagagagagagagagagagagagagagagagagagagagagagagagagagagagaggaagacacAAAAGGGGGAGACACAGAGAAAGGAAGACACAAGAGGGGGAGAAATAGAGAGAGGAAGAgatgaggagggagagagagagaggagggggagagggagaggagacagagaggaaggggagacagagaggaagagagaagaaatgAGAGGGGAAGAGATGTGGATATGGGGTGAGAAGGGAGGAGAAAAGGGAAAGAGAGCAAGGGAGAGAtaagataaaaagaaaagaaaaaaaaaatgaaataaagtataagagaaaaaaaagggcTATATGAAATGGATGGAGCATTTAAAAAAGTCATGGTGATGGTGATATTCACATCTATCCATCTGTCTCTTATGTATACTACATTAGTGTAGGTTACGTGTACGTCTTCTGCTGTTGATGTGCTCAGAGGGCATCCTGGCAGTGCCCAGCATCAGGGCTCTGCATGGTTATGGCGGAGATGGGTAGAGATGGGGGAGGAGCGTATATTGCTGCATTGCACAGGGCAGGCAATCCTCTGCCCACAGATACGCATAAATCACATCACTGATTTGGTCTGGAATAAGACAAGACCCTGAAGGTGTAGAAGTGGGTGGGGAGTATGGGATAAGAAAGGGACTTCAGAATGCAATGTGAGACGACTGGTTATAAAAGACTAAGTGGCAGGCTGAGGGTTAATGCTAAGACACAAGAGGAATACTCCTTGGAGAAATATATCCTGCAGCCAGGAGTGTATAATGTGCAGCTTTAGGCTGGAGCCGAAGGGTATTGATCtgcatggagagaacatacaaaaagCTGCTGATTGATCCACCAGGGATAAGGGATATTCCTGGCACCAGAATACAGCGGCATACGGCCG is from Dendropsophus ebraccatus isolate aDenEbr1 chromosome 14, aDenEbr1.pat, whole genome shotgun sequence and encodes:
- the NSF gene encoding vesicle-fusing ATPase, coding for MAGRTMQAARCPTDELSLTNCAVVNEKDFQSGQHVVVRTSPNHRYIFTVKTHHTVLPGNIAFSLPQRKWAGLSIGQEVEVAVYSFDKTKQCIGVMTIEIDFLQKKNVDSNPYDTDRMAGEFIQQFNNQAFSVGQQLVFSFNDKLFGLVVKDVEAMDPSILKGEQSSGKRQKIEAGLVVGNSQVVFEKADNSSLNLTGKAKTKQGRQSIINPDWNFEKMGIGGLDKEFSDIFRRAFASRVFPPEIVEQMGCKHVKGILLFGPPGCGKTLMARQIGKMLNAREPKVVNGPEILNKYVGESEANIRKLFADAEEEQRRLGANSGLHIIIFDEIDAICKQRGSMAGSTGVHDTVVNQLLSKIDGVEQLNNILVIGMTNRPDLIDEALLRPGRLEVKMEIGLPDEKGRIQILNIHTARMREHKLLSQDVEIAELAQETKNFSGAELEGLVRAAQSTAMNRHIKASTKVEVDMEKAEQLQVTRGDFLNSLESDIKPAFGTNQEDYASYIMNGIIKWGDPVTCVLEDGELLVQQTKNSDRTPLVSVLLEGPPHSGKTALAAKISEESNFPFIKICSPDKMIGFSETAKCQAIKKIFEDAYKSQLSCVVVDDIERLLDYVPIGPRFSNLVLQALLVLLKKAPPQGRKLLIIGTTSRKDVLQEMEMLDAFSTTIHIPNIRTGEQLMEALELLGSFKDNERSRIAQHVKSKKVYIGIKKLLMLIEMSMQMDPEYRVDKFLALLKEEAADPVRRDYD